The genomic region GCCCTTGTAGGCGCACAAACTGGGGAAACATAAAAACGGTTAAAACTAGTACTCTCTTCCTTAAACCTATCGATACTACCTGTGGGCAAATAAGGGTTGCCATGGGAAGCTAAATCTCCATATCCCTGATCGTCTGTTATGACAAGAACTACATTTGGTTTGGACTGAGCTATAATTTGAAAAGGATTAAGTAAACTTAAAAAAAACAGAAAAAAAGGGAAGATTTTAAATAATTTCATAGTTGTGGTTGATTACAATTTTGGTGCCTTTCAAAGTTAATGCTTAAATTATCTTTCAAAAAGAAATCTGTATTTATTGAAGAAGCAATTTTAAAGATATTCGGTTTTTATTTTTTCTTAAAGCTAAGCGGTCTTACATCTTCCGTAGAAGCATTATAGAACAAATTATGCACTCCTTCCTACGCCTGATCGGTATCTAAAACCGTTTTTCTATAATGATCTTTTTTAACTATAGCGGTTTCCTTATACCGCAATCTACCAGTTTCTATAGCAATGGCCGTCTTGGCCAAAATGGTAAAAATAAACGCTCCTAAGGCCCAAATACCCAGAGTAACGGCAATTTCTATTCCAGTTGGGGTGTATTCGGCTATTTTTCCATAAGGACCGGGAATAAACCCTGGGATAATCAGTCCAAAGCCTTTGTCCACCCAAATAGCAATAAAAAGTATAAAACATGCAAAGTACAGCAGTATATTATTTCTTCGGAAGATATGAATCGTTAAAATGGTGGTAGCAATAAGATTTAAGCAGATGGAAGTCCAAATCCACGGTACCAAAGCATTTTTCCCATGTAGTCCGAAAAACAAATAATATGCACTTTCGCTATGGTGTGTAGGCGCATAAAATTCTTTAAAAAGTTCAGACCCCAACATAATCAGGTTTATTTGTGCCGCCACAGTAACGATAATACTAATTTTCCTGATGGTTTTATCGGGAATTTTAAAGTCTGTTGAAGACCTTATTATCGCCAAAATGATGATAATAAGCGCGGGGCCGGCAGCAAATGCCGAAGCCAAAAACCGCGGACCTAAAAGGGCGTTATTCCAAAATGGACGCGCCTGTAAACCTTGATACAAAAATGCCGTAACCAAGTGAATCCCCACCGCCCAAAAAACAGACAACAAAGCGCCTGGAACATATACATTTTTCTTAGCTTCTTTCCCTTGATAGTGTCGAAAGAGAATGTAAAGCGGAACGGTGATGTTTATAAACAAATACCCATTAAGCACAATTACATCCCATGTGAGCATAGAATTAGGAAAGTTAAAAACTCCAATACCGGGAATCATGTGCCACAACACCGATGGGCCACCCATATCTGCCACCACGAAGGCCAAACACATAATTAAAGCGGCTACGGCTAAACCTTCCCCAATGAGCACCGCCTGTTTAAAGTCCATGTCTTTAAGCACATAAGTTGGCATTACCAACATTACGGCAGCAGCAGCTACCCCAACTAAAAAAGTAAAATTGGAAATGTACAAGCCCCAACTCACACGGTCGTGCATCCCTGTAACGCTAAGCCCTTCCTCTAGTTGAATGGAATAGCAATACATTCCAATTAACATAACCAAAGTAAGTGCTCCCATCCATAAATGATACCGCAACGACCCTTGGGTTATTATATTGAAACTATCTTTCACCAAGCTTCTAAATACTTTAAAAGTTGCCATTTCCCTTATTTATAAATTAATCCATGTAATACCAGAATTTAGGCTCTGTACCTAAATCTTCTTTTAAACGAAACACCTTTTTATTCTCTATCACCCAACGAATAGTACTATTGGGATCTAATAAATTCCCAAAAACCCGTGCTCCCGTTGGACACGCATCTACACATGCAGGGTTTTTACCAGCCCGAGAGCGCTGCACACAAAATGTACATTTCTCCATAACCCCTTTCTTACGCAAACGGTTACCTAGGTAATGTTGGTTTTTATTCACTTCCTCTTCTGGAACTTCGGGGGTACTCCAATTAAACCTTCTTCCATCGTATGGGCAGGCCGCCATGCAATATCTACACCCAACGCACCAGTCGTAATCCACAACTACGAGTCCATCGTCCTCGCGCCACGTCGCCTGAACGGGGCAAACTTCTATACACGGCGGATTGTCGCAATGAAAACACTGCGTCCCCAAATAAAAATGCCCTTCCGCAGGAACTTCGTGGTAGTAATTATCATCTGCTTCATCAAACTTCAATCCTTGTCCGTCTTTTAACTCATGAATCCGTATGTACTGCATTTCAGAATTTCTATCTTGATTGTTTTCCTCCACACAGGCACTTACGCAATTCATATAACCCTGACATTTAGAAATATTAAAAGCATAACCAAACAAAACATCAGGTTCGGCATCTTTTGAGGACATATTTATTTTATCCCCCTTTCGCAACTCATAAGACCGTACCAACCTATCAACGGTAGCTTTCTTTTCTTCATCGTTCATCAATTTATAGTTGCCCTTAAACTGCTCTTCCCAGTCTATTTGTGCCTTTTCTTTAGTTTCATCACCGGCAGTAACACTACAGGAAGAATGCACAGCACCCGCACCAATCATTAAACTGGCGGTTAGCTTTTTAAAGGCGCTACGTCTGCTCATGGGAACATCGAACACCTGATCGAAACCATCTTTTTCTGGAGTCGGTGCTGCTTCGTGCGACCCACAACCACCACTTTTACCGCATCCGCAAGTAGAGGCGTTTTCTTTCTTCCTTCCTAAATTGAGTGAAAACCATTTTTTTTCAGTGTTCATAACTATCGATGTATTATTTGGTTTGGATGATGATTGCTATTTTTAAGTTCTTCTTTTTTCTATCTGTATGCTTTCCGTTTATTTCCGCTGTAATTCTTTATGTACATTAAAAACATCGGGCCACCTTTTATTAAATTTCGGCTGATGCGGGTTGTGGCAATTCACGCAACTATTTATTGCCCTTGGTGGCGCCCAACCGCTTATATTTTTGCCGTGTGCCCCGCCTTTCCAGTCCTTAAACTGACTCGTATGACATTGCGCGCACACTTGA from Galbibacter sp. BG1 harbors:
- the dsrP gene encoding sulfate reduction electron transfer complex DsrMKJOP subunit DsrP, with the translated sequence MATFKVFRSLVKDSFNIITQGSLRYHLWMGALTLVMLIGMYCYSIQLEEGLSVTGMHDRVSWGLYISNFTFLVGVAAAAVMLVMPTYVLKDMDFKQAVLIGEGLAVAALIMCLAFVVADMGGPSVLWHMIPGIGVFNFPNSMLTWDVIVLNGYLFINITVPLYILFRHYQGKEAKKNVYVPGALLSVFWAVGIHLVTAFLYQGLQARPFWNNALLGPRFLASAFAAGPALIIIILAIIRSSTDFKIPDKTIRKISIIVTVAAQINLIMLGSELFKEFYAPTHHSESAYYLFFGLHGKNALVPWIWTSICLNLIATTILTIHIFRRNNILLYFACFILFIAIWVDKGFGLIIPGFIPGPYGKIAEYTPTGIEIAVTLGIWALGAFIFTILAKTAIAIETGRLRYKETAIVKKDHYRKTVLDTDQA
- a CDS encoding 4Fe-4S dicluster domain-containing protein, translated to MNTEKKWFSLNLGRKKENASTCGCGKSGGCGSHEAAPTPEKDGFDQVFDVPMSRRSAFKKLTASLMIGAGAVHSSCSVTAGDETKEKAQIDWEEQFKGNYKLMNDEEKKATVDRLVRSYELRKGDKINMSSKDAEPDVLFGYAFNISKCQGYMNCVSACVEENNQDRNSEMQYIRIHELKDGQGLKFDEADDNYYHEVPAEGHFYLGTQCFHCDNPPCIEVCPVQATWREDDGLVVVDYDWCVGCRYCMAACPYDGRRFNWSTPEVPEEEVNKNQHYLGNRLRKKGVMEKCTFCVQRSRAGKNPACVDACPTGARVFGNLLDPNSTIRWVIENKKVFRLKEDLGTEPKFWYYMD